The Sulfobacillus thermosulfidooxidans DSM 9293 genome includes a window with the following:
- a CDS encoding DDE-type integrase/transposase/recombinase, translated as MYIAGEDRFLYLQAIIDVCDRMIIADHMGLHCQATDVVRTLKHAVLQRQSEWQTPPVLRTDNGPPLIAEAFETACAAYGLEHERIPVATPNKNALMESWHAPWERECLTQALATYGEAYAAITRWIAFYNQDRLHGSGEFWSPATMRQRVAGGQATGMPVKV; from the coding sequence GTGTATATTGCGGGTGAGGATCGGTTTTTATATCTCCAAGCCATTATCGATGTGTGTGACCGCATGATTATTGCTGACCACATGGGACTCCATTGTCAGGCGACGGATGTTGTGCGAACTCTAAAACACGCGGTGCTCCAGCGTCAATCGGAATGGCAAACGCCTCCCGTTCTACGGACGGACAATGGCCCCCCGTTGATCGCCGAGGCATTCGAAACGGCTTGTGCCGCCTATGGTCTGGAACATGAACGCATTCCGGTGGCCACGCCGAATAAAAACGCCTTGATGGAGTCGTGGCATGCTCCGTGGGAGCGCGAGTGTCTCACTCAAGCATTGGCCACATATGGCGAGGCCTATGCGGCCATAACGCGATGGATTGCCTTTTATAACCAAGATCGGCTGCATGGGAGCGGAGAATTTTGGTCCCCGGCGACGATGCGACAACGCGTCGCTGGAGGGCAAGCGACCGGGATGCCCGTCAAAGTGTAG
- a CDS encoding IS3 family transposase, which translates to MTRGKRSADGPMMDWITDILTTENAAYGYHKITWVLRRRYHLQIRVKKVYRLLRQGP; encoded by the coding sequence ATGACTCGGGGAAAAAGATCTGCCGATGGCCCGATGATGGACTGGATTACCGATATTCTGACGACGGAGAACGCGGCCTATGGGTATCATAAAATCACATGGGTCTTGCGACGACGCTATCATCTACAGATTCGTGTCAAAAAGGTGTATCGCCTCCTTCGACAGGGACCCTGA
- a CDS encoding transposase: MHHTDSPEFKQQIVQEAQDTQNATLVARRHQLSPSMVRRGVREAVKAAHHPPDLMSLVDENERLKT, from the coding sequence ATGCATCACACCGATTCACCGGAATTCAAGCAACAGATTGTTCAAGAAGCTCAAGACACGCAAAATGCGACCTTAGTCGCTCGTCGTCATCAGCTGAGTCCATCCATGGTGCGTCGTGGGGTGCGTGAGGCGGTGAAGGCGGCCCACCATCCCCCCGATCTCATGAGTCTGGTAGACGAAAATGAACGATTAAAGACATGA
- a CDS encoding AAA family ATPase, with translation MRVRKLKIFGLYDLFDFDVSFEDNETVIHGINGSGKTGILQVLGWFVTGNIERLANVEFTQAGLEFEDAGGHLIAYQLVQDKRSSKVEIYKNQKKIGHYIRSSRAYGESQEDEDTLQQWRTELSHSLRASFIAVSRYGETRFRTRSIIPKDPYDTAYSRSTRSSLENAVWRAENIFARAQAAATNQERVVLTKLRNDLINRIAEPFSLDDSTKTGEWEERLLSVSEKIDQYSDHGTKLIDIDPDALLEAIVGDDTNKRLAAVAVVQQLERLSGIIGRHFSQVEQIRQRTRSFADALQSFFGDTYKSVTIDENRATLVFTYGEKSLFPRHFSSGEMEIFIMLTYAAFGEDGLGPPELLIIDEPELSLHTAWQERLLPTIRQLNPVGQIIIATHSPEIAATSLDHLVAVAPINAPAKEGLV, from the coding sequence GTGAGGGTTCGAAAACTTAAGATTTTCGGTTTGTATGACTTGTTTGATTTTGATGTTAGCTTTGAAGATAACGAAACGGTCATTCATGGAATCAATGGTTCTGGCAAAACCGGAATACTGCAGGTACTGGGGTGGTTTGTTACCGGGAACATTGAAAGATTAGCAAACGTGGAATTTACTCAGGCTGGTCTTGAATTCGAAGATGCTGGAGGACATTTGATTGCATATCAGCTAGTACAAGATAAGCGGAGTTCTAAGGTGGAAATCTATAAGAATCAAAAAAAAATCGGACATTACATTCGATCCTCACGTGCTTATGGCGAAAGTCAAGAGGATGAAGACACTTTGCAACAATGGCGAACTGAGTTGAGCCACAGTTTGAGGGCTTCTTTTATTGCCGTTTCCCGTTATGGGGAAACTCGTTTTCGGACTCGTTCGATAATACCCAAGGACCCCTATGACACGGCTTATTCACGAAGTACACGTTCGTCGCTTGAAAATGCTGTGTGGCGTGCGGAAAATATATTCGCCCGAGCACAGGCTGCCGCTACTAACCAAGAACGAGTGGTTTTGACAAAATTGCGCAACGATCTTATTAACCGTATTGCCGAGCCGTTTAGTTTAGATGATAGTACTAAAACTGGTGAATGGGAAGAACGGCTTTTGTCTGTCAGTGAAAAAATCGATCAATATTCAGATCATGGAACAAAATTAATAGATATTGATCCTGACGCGCTGCTTGAGGCAATAGTGGGCGACGATACGAATAAGCGTCTGGCTGCTGTAGCAGTGGTGCAACAATTGGAACGACTTTCAGGGATTATTGGTCGTCATTTTAGCCAAGTCGAGCAAATCAGACAACGGACAAGAAGCTTTGCAGACGCCCTACAAAGCTTCTTTGGAGACACGTACAAATCGGTGACCATAGACGAAAATAGGGCCACCTTGGTATTTACCTATGGGGAAAAGTCATTGTTCCCCAGACACTTTTCCTCCGGTGAAATGGAGATTTTTATCATGTTAACGTATGCCGCATTTGGAGAGGACGGATTAGGACCTCCCGAGTTGCTGATAATTGACGAACCGGAATTATCACTACATACCGCATGGCAGGAGCGTCTATTGCCAACGATAAGGCAATTAAACCCGGTTGGGCAAATAATCATTGCGACCCATTCCCCCGAAATAGCCGCAACAAGCTTGGATCATTTGGTTGCCGTGGCGCCAATAAATGCACCTGCTAAGGAGGGTTTGGTTTGA
- a CDS encoding DUF4435 domain-containing protein, protein MSFPHHKGPANWAKAEMNADRYSVQLFFEDEKLQPVYDTIVRKFLNQSQYAVYCLGGKSACIKRWHETQKNGTKNLRVFVVDKDLDDLLNVMITDPTDTLWYLNTHSIENVFLHPTLIYRVVALLRNIELRQITTLVDIDAWISQRRPIIVELVQSAFLAQKLNLNDIVINDTDFANLGEGLIEDKVHNVVVEISHRVTQSVSWQFHEEFQEISQDKRHWFGKTLMRDLICQCYKDVRQRPPEHVVLHHCAELITSDLLGVLGQKLEALSKRLQLA, encoded by the coding sequence TTGAGCTTTCCTCACCATAAGGGACCCGCGAACTGGGCTAAAGCAGAAATGAATGCAGATAGATATAGCGTTCAATTGTTTTTCGAAGATGAAAAGCTTCAACCTGTTTACGACACCATCGTCCGTAAGTTTCTCAACCAGTCGCAATATGCCGTGTATTGCTTAGGGGGAAAATCGGCTTGTATTAAACGTTGGCACGAAACTCAAAAGAATGGTACGAAGAATTTACGGGTGTTCGTTGTTGATAAAGACTTGGATGATCTGTTGAATGTCATGATAACCGATCCGACAGACACATTGTGGTATTTGAACACACACTCTATAGAAAATGTTTTTTTACACCCAACATTGATTTACCGAGTAGTAGCACTTTTAAGAAATATTGAATTGAGACAGATCACAACACTTGTTGATATTGATGCATGGATTTCCCAAAGACGGCCCATTATTGTTGAGCTTGTTCAATCTGCGTTCCTAGCTCAGAAGCTTAACCTCAATGACATTGTTATTAATGATACCGATTTCGCAAATTTAGGCGAGGGGCTAATTGAAGATAAGGTCCATAACGTTGTCGTTGAAATATCGCATCGCGTAACGCAATCAGTTTCGTGGCAATTTCACGAGGAATTTCAGGAGATATCCCAAGATAAGCGTCACTGGTTCGGCAAGACGTTGATGCGGGACCTCATATGTCAGTGCTATAAAGATGTAAGACAAAGACCACCGGAGCATGTTGTTCTTCATCATTGTGCGGAATTAATAACATCGGATCTCCTCGGAGTACTAGGACAAAAATTGGAGGCTCTGTCCAAAAGGCTCCAACTTGCTTAA
- a CDS encoding recombinase family protein, whose translation MGRSLAHLIQVVQQLHTEGIGFRSHQENMDATTAGDQLIFHIFGALSEFERALTREHTEAGLAAARARGRIGGRPPRLSADQIRMAQR comes from the coding sequence TTGGGACGGTCCCTGGCACATCTGATCCAAGTCGTCCAGCAACTGCATACGGAGGGCATCGGGTTTCGGAGTCACCAAGAAAACATGGACGCCACAACGGCGGGCGATCAGCTTATTTTTCACATTTTTGGGGCCCTGTCCGAGTTTGAGCGCGCACTGACTCGGGAGCATACTGAGGCGGGTTTGGCGGCTGCACGGGCTCGCGGGAGGATAGGAGGCCGGCCCCCGCGATTGTCCGCCGACCAGATTCGGATGGCGCAGCGATAA
- a CDS encoding helix-turn-helix domain-containing protein, giving the protein MKDLITKAEAARMLGVTPTRIQALIKKGKLTTRRDARGKEQIERKSLEERLAAFRNEKHDSNISLNMLLNAVRTFHHLNHFVVGTGNRNDLLLRLALLIQEIGELSETVTKSSKGANHGFTDADWTAMQNEWGDVLYLMIGWAVEMGWDADTIAEIFQRTHQKNLSRAPRHTALARTSPEPPTTE; this is encoded by the coding sequence ATGAAAGATTTAATAACCAAAGCGGAAGCTGCCCGCATGCTAGGGGTTACACCCACACGCATCCAAGCGCTCATAAAAAAGGGAAAATTAACCACTCGACGCGATGCCCGAGGCAAAGAACAAATAGAACGAAAAAGCCTCGAGGAACGTCTTGCCGCTTTCCGCAATGAGAAACACGACTCCAACATTTCGTTGAATATGTTATTAAACGCCGTGAGAACATTTCACCATCTTAACCATTTTGTCGTGGGCACTGGGAACCGTAACGATTTACTACTCCGTCTCGCTCTCTTAATCCAAGAAATCGGAGAACTCTCGGAAACTGTGACCAAATCGTCCAAAGGCGCAAACCATGGCTTTACCGACGCCGATTGGACCGCCATGCAAAATGAGTGGGGCGATGTGCTCTATCTCATGATTGGATGGGCCGTCGAAATGGGGTGGGATGCCGACACCATTGCTGAAATCTTTCAACGCACGCATCAAAAAAATCTCAGCCGGGCCCCACGCCATACCGCCTTAGCCCGCACGTCCCCAGAACCGCCTACCACGGAATAA